DNA from Danio aesculapii chromosome 10, fDanAes4.1, whole genome shotgun sequence:
gcaaatggatttgctatataAACACTCACACCATCCTCCATATAAAAGGCAGAAACTAAGCTTCATttcactgcaactgatgatcaacagtaacaATGTCAAATTGTCCCTCTTAATCCCAGCAGcgatcaagaatgcatgattacatgctgtcatggctttgcaatcattaaatgtgattataatggggCGTCAATTTGCCCAGGGTAAAGACTTTtggaacattttcaaagcatttttgcaaaatatgtgtcaaaataagatttgtcagcgaTAATCAGCACATCTGCTGAAACTCAGAGAAAGCggaggccaaattaagactcgaaACCAGAGTGTATAAAAACCACCCAACAGGACAAATGTtggcttttttttcttaaaagaagcaaaacaatctgccaatggctaagtaatgtaatgttattttaaagtgaaaacaagtttattatttagttttcccATTGTCAGataattttgcttattttaataaaaaaacaacgtAATTTCGACtcattattttctaaaaacaagactatACTTtgttcttgtctagaaaatgcttcttgatttcagcattgttagatatttggactagaaactaggCAAAAACTTTAAGCAAGAACGGCAGAAAGAGTGCAGGTCTGTAATGTTTAGTGTACTCACTGGTCTCCGATGTAGAGTCTGGGCCAGACTTCATCAGCATGATTGCAGGCGGTTTTTCCCGTGTACAGCAGACGCTCCAACTCAGCCACCGTCAGCACAGGAGAGCCTTTCTCTGAGTCTTTTCTGCTGGGAGATCTGGAGTTACTGCGAGACCGAGACAATCTGGACATAAACGCCATCTGGACTGGCCTTCACTGGAGCTACGAGTGAACACACAACAACAATCACCAGCCGGAAACACTCATATatacttttattcattcagtcattttcttttcagcttagtccccttattaatccggagtcgccaactattccagcatatgttttacacagcggatgcccttccagcagcaacccaacactgggaaacatccatacacactcatcacactcatacactacggacaaattagcctgcccaattcacctatactatgtctttggacttgtgggggaaactggaccacccggaggaaacccacgccaacgtgctacccactgcaccaccgcgtcgcccgcTCATTTACACTTGTGttataaaaatactgtatttgcatttacagcaccattatCTGGCTCTATATACAGCTGGAGTCAAAATTATACACCCTCCTCTAGACAAGCagaaaatatagtcttgtttttagaaataatgagtcaaaatgaagtgagtttctccttaaaacaaactaaataatctgccaaacgGGGGAAGAGAAATAATCTtgcttttccttttgacataagattattctgctttacccattgtcagattattttgcttgttttacagaaaaactcacttcattttgactcattatttctgaaaacatgacaATATTTGTCACCGGTTTTGCCTCTgtcagtctgtcatcacagtgcttcagtattcttcttctattattcttccctccagaactgtcttgagcatctgtctgcgctctcgtctcacgcctccaaaagccaccacatTCACCACGTTCATTGCGTTTGGTCTTCTGAGGTGCAGCTCATTTCTTAGAGGAGAACCaacaccacagtggagaatcccaacagtgcagcacactccacttctctcagtgatatctgtgcaggaGTAGCAGGAGCTGAGGAGGATATTCTGACTGGATGGAAACGCTGTTTTTAAGCTAATGTTTGATGCCATGACAGTTTTGTCCAAGtcacatctttagatggaaacacagctattggCTGATAGATCGCTGTACACACACTGTGTATTCATGAGCTGGTATTTGATCAGGCTGTAATACAGCAGCTCATAAACACAATAATGTCACAAACAATCCAAACAAAACCCATTGCTCCTGGAGGACAGTGAGTGGAATCTTTAAAACAATGCTATTTCCACACGTCCACAGGTCTTTTTATGAGGGAGTTTCTCCCGCTTTcgcttttaaaaacaaatctctgtccacatgaaaatgcAACAACACACTGTGATGTTGTAGGCATGATATAGGCATGATGAACCAACAGGGGGCGATAATGACCCTTTTATACCAACTTCACACTAAACAGGGAATAGGGTATATGTGGAAGTATGCTAAAGCTCTTTTAATGTGTCAGTAGGCTGGGTTAAgcacttctggtgaactgtatacCATTACAAAATcagtgcgtttaaggtctgttttctttaaaagtcagcgatctccactggctgagagATATCTGATATAAACTGGCTCTCAGATTGTACAAGCAGCACTGCCTTACATTACAGTTTCCCctcatgtctttaaaacatgagCATTTATTTGACCCCAgtgtattcaatggagcttctgcgctagcctgctgattctgaaGGGTTCgtgcgtgtaaacggcttttcatctcgttttacacttgagcaactaaataaaCTCTGAAGTCtaattaactgattatattttaattacatcagaacatcgatgctgtaaaaggaagcgtataaaacaggaaaaagtcacattaactgttcaccGGAAGGTTATCAGTATGAGAacaacactagctctgcatataccctattgctaTTAATATTACCAACCAACATATTACATGTTCTGTTCGTTAAAACAAAGTTTCTAGCTGTTACACCACTAACACTAGCTCTGCATTTACCCTATTAAGTTTATTTTGTGAGTAAATTGCATTTAGGTCAATGTAAACGTGATGACAGAGGCAGATCACAGTCCCGCGGTTGAACAATGTGAAATATGTCATATGTTTGCCAGAAATGTGCAGAATTTGCTTCATTCACGCTTCCCGTGTTTGGTGTGAGCTCAGCTGTGTTTACCAGTAAAGTAAAAGACAGCACACGCAGACGTCATGAGGAGAAACTCCAGCTGTATCATCAACACTGTACTCTGAGTTttagaaaatcttcaccctggctggagttttcagaaagtgTCAGTCCTGATCCTGTTTTCATGAGGACAAACAGTGAAACCAAATAGAAAATAAGTGCGGTTTTGAAAAATACCCATGTGCATGTGGACAGGGCCTAAGGCTGCGTGACCACCGAAGGGTTTTTGTGCACCAGAAACATGACCGGCCCCCTCGTGTGTTTCAGCAGCAGAAGTGCTGATAGTGTGTAAACTCAGagtgaatgtgaatgtgagagctCAACACATCATTATTCTACAATCCTGTGAGCTGAAATAATGAGagaaactccaggatggtgttatcaagactttcagaagagGAGAGCAATactgtgagactgataacagcagagAGAGGAGAAGATCATGCAGAGTTACTGtcctgcacacatacacacatatactaacacacacttTTTCACTTACTGTAATCTGATGCATAGATGATCTAATAcataattaaacacatttaaatattcatccgtttaatatatatatatatatataaatattacaaatattcaaggatttaagatgctgatgactgttaaatacatcataacagtcttgtgaaaaggctcTATGATGCTCAGCTGTGAGTGTTTTGCAGCTCAAAGATCATGCTATATGatcatgtatattatttattatgtttattgggGTTTTTTATCAGTCGGTTGCTATAATACAGAGTGTCCCACTGTACCGTTACAAGTTGAAAATCTTTAGAGGATTATTATATTAGTTGCGTGGTATAGTCCCGCCCCTCCTCCACTGTGATTGGATGgctaggaaacccacaccaacacagggagaacatgcaaactccacacagaaacaccaactgacccagccgaggctcgaaccagcaaccttcttgctgtgagaacacagtgctaaccactgagccaccgcgccgcATATTTTTAATGCTATTACATAATAACATTTCCTTGGTGACACTTTGCTGAGCATTGTGCTTTTGCAGAACTCATTTGTATGCAGGTAAAGAACTTCATTTTAATCCTACTGTGTTTATAACATTTGTGCGAAAAagctacattacccatgatgccgTACagccaatccaccaatcaggaaGCTGCAGCAACTTGTATAAATAAAAGTCTTGTGCTTATAGAATCCATAATTATTATCTGGTAATTCAGAACAAACTGGACATTTTCAAAGAGTTTTGATTTGCAGAGCCTGACTGCTGATTAAAATAAGCGTAGCATCACTAAAATAACATCGCTAAACTAGCTGTGCTATATTTATTTACACGCAAATCCCATCAACAATTTTCATATAAAGAAAATACATCGTATATAACTTAAACTTAGCATATTCTATTTGAATAAACATCATGAAATAAGCAGGGTTTgacaacttttttgatcaccagccactgtggctagagggtttccaacattactaaccactcgccattttcactagccacaatttagATGGGAAAATATGTTTTccatgcataaatttgacttgatttagatgtgttgtccacatgcctccttattcattgcactttgtgtgtgtgttgtgtgtgagcTGGCTCactgtgcatgagcaaatgggttgtgtcaCATTacaatcagtttttatttcacaggaTTTTTCAGGCTCCagaattaaggatttaccaaactTATccctgaccacaccaaaaataaataattatttcttagccacaaatttcaATTCAACAAtactcttctttaaaaaaaaaaagacaattaaaaaaaattattattgtcatatATCTAAAATATGCAGAGTAATCTGACCTGGCTAAAGGTCCTCAGTTACACATAACCGaggagttaatctcatattaaagcaataaaAATGATAACTAAACCATATCAACACAAATAACTAtaggcaaaagaaagcaggtgaaaaaaaaCATCGcgagtgataatgaaaggatgatcacatgcTAACGGTTAATGTTAGCcttgttaataatctgttcaaagaataattctaaataaaagcagTGACTGTGGGTGCAGGATCATTGCTTTATGTCCAGTCCATTTCAAAGAGAACTGATCACATTAGATGTGTTTTCTCTAGGCACGGTCGCTTCATGCAAGTAAGCGGGAACGCGTGCGCTTTTTAACAGTCatgcgcatcacatcagctgtgtgTGCGCGAGTAATCATCCTCTTATaaggtattcacctgctttctattgctcGCGTGAACACAGTTATTTGTGTCAGTCGtactgcttctcgattctaagatcacatttgcacgaatATTGGGCCATCCTTTTTGTCGAACTATGGCTGGttggaaatacattttaaattgtagttttcttaaagcaAAGTGGCTAGTgtgagtgtctgtctaacccgccacagctggaaTCCACCTGCATTCGGCaggttggcaggtgttaatgtcaagctctGGATATAAGCATGGAATTGACATCAAATGACTATGAAGAAATGACACATGAGTTTTCACCATCGCATTGCTATAAAAAGACAGTACACCACATTGTTTTTGttccataatttatttaaaacattcgtAATAAAGTTAACAATCACTTGATTACTCAAGACAACATCAATCACATTTCACAACATTAAATTAAACAGCACATAGCGCATTAGCAGTGCATTTACTCCTTTGTGCATCGGTAGCAGAGCGTGGTAATTACAGCGTGTGCTTTGCAAATGTACATGTTGCATTTGTCACATGTTAATCTGGTTTTGGTGTCTCTCCTTTTGCCACCATAGGTGCTTCTGTTACAGGGCTCGCACCTTTTCCTCTTGGGGTCTGTAACTGGCGGGATGCATCGCTGGATATCTTCGGGAGCCGATTGTGCTTCAATAATCATATTGATGGAGTTCGGTAAGCGAGGAAGACGCTCTCTTCTTTGCAAATGTGGTGTGACCAGAGCTCTTCCCAAATCCTGCAGAAAGATCCTCCTCCTGTTTGTCTTCTGCGCTTCCCATGAAGGGTGTAAGTCCATCCACAGCACAAACGCATTGTAGGCTGAGACGTCCAACATGTTGAAGAAAATCACCATGGGCCAATGCAGGGTCTTCCTCTGGCAGGTATATGTGGAGGTGAGCTGGAgacaacattaaacaaaacacaacaacacacagGCATTAGGGATCTAACTAAACTCCAACTCTACTCATAAACTACCAAGAAGGACGTGATATATCACcatattttctggtatttattgcgATAACAGTATTCATAAGAGGCTAAAATTCCTGTATCTTCAgagaaaatgtatacatttaatataaatattagatttttttactataattaaatatatgtacATGTGGATGTTTGCAGGAGgcgaaattaaacaaaaactgcaaacaccAACGATTGgtgaaatgaacaaaaatatatgAGGATATTTTCCTGTATTTATTGCCATAATGATATTCAGAAGTGTCCACTGAGAGACAAAAAGTCCTGTATCTTTAGagaaaagtatacatttttatacttgttttattttagtatcttaaattaaaataacaaaatcgCCAGCAGCATCAGGAATGGATGATATAACCTcaaaatatatcacaatattttccggtatttattgcgataacgatattCAGGGGTAACCGTTAAGAGACAAAAAGTCCTGTATCTTTAGagaaaagtatacatttttatatttatttttatttttatatttatacaccaGTAAATTCAataaaagtgctgttcacacaggcgaggacgttTCAGGATTTTTCTGGagaagaccattcacacatccatttgaTAATACtgataaattctgacatcattaaccagatataagctctaaacggctgcgcttgtatttgtacacttgactacattacaaactctgtagctggatcagtgttgtgaacaactttaatgaaaacatatggaggaacatttTGACATGTCAAGatctaatatgtgtgtgtgctggcgctcacccgCTGCTTCACgagcacacgcgtcaagcaactgaaggaagcagagcttgaatgtaaacaaacagcggtttatagtttataccgcatatttttgctgatggtaccgatccaaatccaaTCTTGCatgtgcgctatattctgtgtttataagccaacaaaagccatgaagatAGCCTTTTATAAGGGCcaagaaagttgtcatgtaggccactatatcctaaatgttctgaagccattctatagttgaatgtgaagcacagatgaatattcacatgCTTAAACTCAagttcagttcagcgcttccctctgctgcacctgtcaatcattcttcattcattcacaattcacaCTGTGTGTGGCGTTCATGACCACACGAAACACTTTCATCAAGACTCTTAGCTCCTGTTAATATACagaatcagtggagaaatgcgcttagtttagcattaaatggcttcattttgacctgcagcagGAGTTGATTGCTGTTTCTGAATCATGATGCGCTGTGTCTGTTAtatagatcagcagatcgcattcacaacactggagtagagagagATATAACACACACAGAGTAGGtctacctgaaactttaaatgagaaagGCTCAGTAATACACAGCACAGATCCTCaatgcactgatttcttccctttgtgctgatTTAGCTGActtagtttgtaaagcctggctgaTTGTGGTcaaagttgattaaattaataaaagtgaaactgacggcgcaatatggattgtcattaacagaaaagtATTTGGTTATAGGCTACTCTataactgtgaatatttcactgcaattttatttatattaatactttatttaacaGAGCTGTTTGTGTTatgattagggtcaatagtggtagcctattgcagatttcaaagaaaaatcttaatattaagaaggaaacataagctggagcacaacagatcaatgtcatgaCCAATGCTCAGATAATGTAGCCCAGTTTACAGCAGGCATCATGTTATTAGCTAGATTCTGTAGGCCtgtaggtctgttatttttactaaagaagatatactgtattattgagtttatcaccagaactatagaaactgggcctaaaaaaaaaacggcacagtatcgggatcggatctgtatctgccgatactcagaattttggtatcggatTGGATCCAAAAAAATGTTACCGGTGCATCCCTAGCGGCTTATAATAAGCATTTAATCACtacttttttacacagttggcattaagaaggaacatagaaatgttaccTGACtgacatctagcagctaaatgtgtctgaaaaAACATTCAAGGCTTTTATTGTCATAAACAGTGCAGATGTGAACGaatctgagtgttctgattggctggagtagaagTCTCGCATCAGCGTGATCTAATCGTGAACGCACTCTTGCCAGCAATTGtacttctgtgttcacacagagccgcattctggcaaattaacgctaatgttacaacttctctttctggaaaatatcTGGAACGTATTTTCAGAAAGGGTCTGTTCACACTTACAGACAGGTCTGTTTGtatgaaaggggctaatgacttcctcatacagtcacaggcctcagaatcacatgatacattttaatcCAAGCTCAACACTGCATGTCCTAcagtgtgactattgcaaatgatcacttCAGCGATGCTGAAAGCAAATATTGTGCAGCGCTAATCGAGTCTATTGTGAAAGGGAACAAATGaagcaaaaatcattaaaatacctTGTCAAAGTTGTCCACTCCGCCTCTGGTGCTGTTGTAGTCCAGGATCATCTGTGGTTTCTTCAGCTCGTTGCTGCTCTCCGTGTCTTCTCTGTGCAGCGTGCTCATCAGAAGCACGTTCTTATTTTTTCTGGGATGGTAAGAGACAAGCGTGTGTGTATCGGTGAAGGCGAACTTTGAGGAGTTCATGGCTCTGCCTTTTACTGATAACAGCGCAGGTGGAAGCTCAGGATTGCTCAATCTGATGGTCCCGATCATGGTGATGTTTCTTCGTAACAGCTCCTCTCCCAGAGCGTACGATGTGAAGGAGTGGTCGCACGTTATGTTGTGTCCTTCTAAAGCGGATGTCATGTCCAGGACCACACCCATTCCCTGGTCCTCTTCTGATTTGCCGTCTGCAGGATTCCCAGTGTGGATCTGCATGTTCCATGCGTAACTGGACTTGGTATCGCAAACTGCCCAGATTTGAATCCCGTATTTAGCTGGTTTGCACTGCATGTATATTTTAAAGGGACACCGTCCTCTGAAAGGCACCAGGCACTTGTCCACAGTGAGGTTTTGCCCTGGATTGTACATAAGCGGCAGGCGTTCAACCCATTTATCCCAGACGTTCAGtattggtgccagtttatcaccACTCTTTTGGCCTGGTTCTGGATCTCTTTTGCGAAAGCAGATGACTCTTGACCAGCTTTTAAAGGTGTAGAGCGCCATAGTAGCACGAAAAATTGGCCTCCCCAATACTCCATCCCATAAACTATCCACGGACTCATGCTTAGATCGATAGacaccaatcagaatcaagataCCAATGAAGGCCTGCAAATCCGTCCAGTCCAGATCCTTCCAGGCAGCACCATACACACGTTTGCCCTCTAAATTGGATATCTGCATCAACATCTCTTTAATCTCATCTGGGAAAAACAATTCAAACGTTGACTTTATGTCTTGGGCATTGGAGCACGCAAAGCTTGTTGGTCCAGGGGTCATTTTCTCGAAAAGATGACTTGGAAATCTCTTATGTTCGTTGGGAGGAGGTGTAGGACTCCACAATATGTGCCCATTTTTGGACATGTAAGCAGCATCCGTCTCTGCAGGTATGTGTAGCTCTGGGTCCTCTTCATCATAAGAGTGATAGCCTGGGCCAAACTCTGTATTGTCATCTATTTCAATAACTTTATAAATCTCCTCGTCTGACTCTAACGCTTCTTCTTCCATCGTTCCTTCACTTCTCTGTAGGGTTGCGTATTTTTCCTCTTCATTGGACTCAAATAGATGAGCTGGGCTCTTCTCAGCATCACACCAGCTCTCCATTGTGCAGCTTCAAAATAAACTGCAAGCAAGGTCCAGGGAagtcacatttattattatttttgttaggaTATCctgtaatggctcgtttccactgagcggtacggttcagtacagtacagtacagaatTATTTCCGTGTCCAGTGCCAGACGTTGCTACCAAAATACGAATGTTACCAAAATGACGAAACGTAACTTTTTTTGGGATGTGTTTGTAGGCGTACCTAG
Protein-coding regions in this window:
- the LOC130236094 gene encoding piggyBac transposable element-derived protein 3 isoform X1 translates to MESWCDAEKSPAHLFESNEEEKYATLQRSEGTMEEEALESDEEIYKVIEIDDNTEFGPGYHSYDEEDPELHIPAETDAAYMSKNGHILWSPTPPPNEHKRFPSHLFEKMTPGPTSFACSNAQDIKSTFELFFPDEIKEMLMQISNLEGKRVYGAAWKDLDWTDLQAFIGILILIGVYRSKHESVDSLWDGVLGRPIFRATMALYTFKSWSRVICFRKRDPEPGQKSGDKLAPILNVWDKWVERLPLMYNPGQNLTVDKCLVPFRGRCPFKIYMQCKPAKYGIQIWAVCDTKSSYAWNMQIHTGNPADGKSEEDQGMGVVLDMTSALEGHNITCDHSFTSYALGEELLRRNITMIGTIRLSNPELPPALLSVKGRAMNSSKFAFTDTHTLVSYHPRKNKNVLLMSTLHREDTESSNELKKPQMILDYNSTRGGVDNFDKLTSTYTCQRKTLHWPMVIFFNMLDVSAYNAFVLWMDLHPSWEAQKTNRRRIFLQDLGRALVTPHLQRRERLPRLPNSINMIIEAQSAPEDIQRCIPPVTDPKRKRCEPCNRSTYGGKRRDTKTRLTCDKCNMYICKAHAVITTLCYRCTKE